The stretch of DNA GCTCTCCTCTGTGCTCTGGTGGAAGTTGTAGACGTGTTTCACCACCACCTTCCCCTGCTGTCTCGCCATGACCAGCACCGTCTTCTGAAAACTCACGCCGGCGAAGTCCGCGCTGGACGTTGCGGGCGTGATGATGATGCGCGGCCGCCCTCCGTCGACTCGCGTCGGCTGCATGGCTCCCGTTTCCGTGTACATGGGACGCATGCTGAGGGGAAGCCAACGCGgggagaagagggcgttccacgtcaCGCGCTTGACGGCGTCGTGACCGCTGGGGCCCAGCTGGGTCTGGAAGCTGGTGCTACGGTCATCACGCGAGGGGTTGTTTAGGACCCAGGGGGAGCCCCAGGCGGGGGACAGGTAGTTCCTGGGCATGAACAGACTGCAGTTCACATCAAAGAACTTGGCCATGTGCAGCGGCGATGCGGAGTGGAACTGGTAGGACATGTAGAGGAGGTCTCGTACGGACTCCTGGTAGCGGGCGAGGGTGAGCGACTGGGTCTGCAGGCGGAAGAGCTCCCGGGGCGGCATCATGGCATAACGCACCGACCTCAGGGCGTTCTCGGCCGTCAGCCCGTCGGGATCGTTCTGGTTTATCCAGAGCTCCAGCGCATCGAAGAGCTCCATCTCGCTCTGCAGGATGAGGTCGGAACGCTTCATAAGAGACATGAGGAGCTGGGCGCTGACGGTGCCCCACTCCCCGCTGCGCAGCACGGACGACAAGTTCCAGGAGAGGTACTGCAAGCAGCTGTCCCTCAGGGACACGTCTCCGGTCTGGAGGGCGTACTCGTACCAGCCCACCACGTGGCCCGAGGGAGAGTCGCGGGCCAGGTTCTGGGCCATGTACTGGGTGACACCCTGCTGGAGCCCCAGCACACGATACTTGGTGGCCAGCATGTGGAGAGGACGGGCCTGATCAAGACGCAGGGAGATCTCTCCACAGTACAGATACCTGCACAGGGATGGAAACATTccggaaaaaaaacatttgaataaaATGGGTTTTGTCATCTTCAGTGCATCGACATAGACTCACATGCACACCTTATCTTTGATTACCAAACATTTTACCATAAAACAGTTTTTTCACTGAAGCACCCCTTGTTGGATTCGCTCCAGATTTGTTACCAGTGGAAAAAAAGCGACCTAGCCCTAACCCGCATTAGTTTTGCAATGTTGATCTTAAAGGCAACTTTATCTTGAGAATCTCCAGACAGAAACTCTACAGCTgttgccaaaagtattgggagcgacgtacattttgtgtttgcaaagcttgctgggccttggcataaaatgactgctaacataatttcagtaagtcatatcaaggagtcaggtggctgagcggttagagaatcgggctagtaatcagaaggtcgctggttcgattcccggctgtgcctaatgacgttgtgtccttgggcaaggcacttcaccctacttgcctcgggggaatgtccctgtacttactgtaagtcgctctggataagagtgtctgctaaatgactaaatgtaaaatgtaaatatcatCAGCActggggaaagtgtgaactagttctagccaggttaaatcactatcattctgattggattttaggaGCAGATTGACtcctgtaaaagaggggactatttgcatatattgaaaatgttcgccccaaaaaagcttaaaaaaatatcaaatgtgtattccagtattctatataaacatgtgaaaaaaaaatcctcaaatactgaaccagtaaacatttcaaaacacaacatttgtcattgccaaaacttatggccacgactgtaccCTCTGACACAAGTTCAGCAGGATGCAGTTATTTATGTTAGCAGTATAGGATGTACCTAATTTTAGGCCAATACCCTCAATGCTGCCCTTTGTTACATTTACAGAAGGGAACTTAATAAAATGGACCTCTATCGTTTATTGATTAACCCTAGAGCCAGGcagctaacctctctctctcaaagtcAAATACTGTGGCTGGTGACAGCCCCCTGTGGCATGTCCACACCCCTGCTGTTAGGCCGGTGTTGCAGTTACATTTTATCTACCACTTGAGGGCACATGATTTCATTGCAATCAGGGAAGACAGTTCCCATCCTCAACAGGGCACTTCGGCAACAAATCATAAAAACGTATCAACTCTCTTGTAAATGTCTCCCAATGATTCCCTTCCGGCATATGCCCCCTCCCTTGGCCTACCTTATGAACTTGTCAAAGATGGCGGAGCACTCGCCGGTCTCCCTCAGGACCAGGGTGGACGTGTTGCGGCTGAGCAGCAGCCCCTCGAACACAGGGCTCTGCAGGGACAGAACCAGGGAGTG from Osmerus eperlanus chromosome 12, fOsmEpe2.1, whole genome shotgun sequence encodes:
- the btbd17a gene encoding BTB/POZ domain-containing protein 17: MMFPVRPTGLLTHIHIGTLLLALGLHPGPPTGGILTAGAQDGGGGGGDTISHSLSLVQRLEALLAQGNGSDVALRVETLNADEVKVIQAHSLVLSLQSPVFEGLLLSRNTSTLVLRETGECSAIFDKFIRYLYCGEISLRLDQARPLHMLATKYRVLGLQQGVTQYMAQNLARDSPSGHVVGWYEYALQTGDVSLRDSCLQYLSWNLSSVLRSGEWGTVSAQLLMSLMKRSDLILQSEMELFDALELWINQNDPDGLTAENALRSVRYAMMPPRELFRLQTQSLTLARYQESVRDLLYMSYQFHSASPLHMAKFFDVNCSLFMPRNYLSPAWGSPWVLNNPSRDDRSTSFQTQLGPSGHDAVKRVTWNALFSPRWLPLSMRPMYTETGAMQPTRVDGGRPRIIITPATSSADFAGVSFQKTVLVMARQQGKVVVKHVYNFHQSTEESGDFLAEADLHRKTSEYLSEGSLYLHILVKPLYQTLITTKN